From Echinicola jeungdonensis, the proteins below share one genomic window:
- a CDS encoding TlpA family protein disulfide reductase, which produces MEKGIKKLGYNVGHSWNFVFHRMDYPHCRNNPIGDFVHRLFNPDTDKNEKANHGFIYQGQLKDRNGKLIDLKDYKGKTLFINLWATWCAPCRAEMPHIASLYEKVKDQENLEFLMLALDDDFNKSEKYVDAEGFGFPVFQAIGRISPSLHSQSIPTTLVVNKEGKIVFLQGRHE; this is translated from the coding sequence TTGGAAAAAGGAATTAAAAAGTTGGGGTATAATGTTGGGCATTCTTGGAATTTTGTATTTCACAGGATGGATTACCCCCATTGCAGGAACAATCCAATCGGTGATTTTGTCCACCGTCTTTTTAACCCAGATACTGATAAAAATGAAAAGGCCAATCACGGTTTCATTTATCAAGGCCAACTCAAAGATAGGAATGGAAAACTCATTGATTTAAAGGATTATAAAGGAAAGACCTTATTTATAAATCTTTGGGCAACTTGGTGTGCTCCCTGCCGGGCTGAAATGCCCCATATTGCTTCCCTTTATGAAAAGGTAAAAGACCAAGAAAATTTAGAATTTTTGATGTTGGCTTTGGATGATGATTTCAATAAGAGCGAAAAATATGTGGATGCTGAGGGTTTCGGCTTTCCAGTTTTCCAGGCAATTGGTAGGATATCCCCATCATTACATAGTCAATCCATTCCCACCACCCTCGTGGTCAATAAGGAAGGAAAGATTGTTTTTTTACAGGGAAGGCATGAGTAA
- a CDS encoding XRE family transcriptional regulator: MLLGKNLKYLRKSKSMTQEMLAERLGIKRTMISAYEDNRSEPKLSTLKILSEIFSVSLDELLQHDIQSKGRKATQKKDIKILTVSLDQEENENITMVEHKASAGYLNGFADPEYMQKLPSFHLPNLSKNATYRAFEINGDSMLPLVSGTIVIGAYVEQLSDIKSGKTYILITESEGVVYKRVFNYLEENGKLFLVSDNDLYKPYEVLGTDVQEIWEAKAFISTDFPNPKDKTQPTTLEDIAQMIGELRSHIVKTK, encoded by the coding sequence ATGTTATTGGGGAAAAATTTAAAATACCTTCGTAAATCAAAATCCATGACCCAGGAGATGTTGGCTGAGCGTTTGGGTATCAAAAGGACAATGATTTCTGCTTATGAAGATAACCGATCGGAACCGAAGTTGTCCACTTTAAAGATTTTATCTGAAATTTTTTCAGTTTCCCTGGATGAATTGCTCCAACATGATATACAGTCAAAAGGAAGGAAGGCCACCCAAAAAAAGGATATTAAGATCCTCACCGTTTCTCTGGATCAGGAGGAAAATGAGAATATAACCATGGTGGAGCATAAAGCATCTGCTGGTTACCTCAATGGTTTTGCAGATCCAGAATACATGCAAAAGTTACCTTCTTTTCATTTGCCCAATTTGTCCAAAAATGCCACTTACCGGGCTTTTGAAATCAACGGTGACAGTATGTTGCCACTGGTATCAGGAACCATAGTAATTGGGGCTTACGTGGAGCAATTGTCCGATATCAAAAGCGGAAAGACTTATATACTAATCACAGAATCAGAAGGTGTGGTTTATAAAAGAGTATTTAATTATCTGGAGGAAAATGGAAAATTATTTTTGGTGTCCGACAATGACTTGTATAAGCCTTATGAAGTTTTAGGGACTGATGTCCAGGAAATTTGGGAGGCCAAAGCATTTATTAGTACCGATTTTCCTAACCCCAAAGACAAAACCCAACCAACAACTTTGGAGGATATAGCGCAAATGATTGGAGAACTGAGGTCTCATATAGTGAAAACCAAATAA
- a CDS encoding VOC family protein: MKLGVFSVSLNVKDLKASKSFYEKLGFTVFGGDMSQNYLIMKNDSAIIGLFQRMFEKNILTFNPGWDENAHKLENFDDVRDIQKRLKSKGLKIEPEVEENNSGPGSFMVFDPDGNPILIDQHV, from the coding sequence ATGAAACTTGGCGTTTTTTCTGTGAGTCTTAATGTCAAAGACCTGAAAGCATCAAAATCCTTTTATGAAAAATTGGGTTTTACTGTTTTTGGTGGCGATATGTCCCAAAATTACCTGATTATGAAAAATGATAGTGCCATAATTGGGCTCTTTCAAAGGATGTTTGAAAAGAACATTTTGACATTTAACCCTGGATGGGATGAAAATGCCCATAAGTTGGAAAATTTTGATGATGTCCGAGATATCCAGAAACGATTGAAAAGTAAAGGGCTGAAAATTGAACCCGAAGTGGAGGAAAATAATTCAGGGCCAGGGAGCTTTATGGTTTTCGATCCAGATGGGAACCCCATATTAATTGATCAACATGTTTAA
- a CDS encoding TonB-dependent receptor domain-containing protein, whose translation MKQVNLIILILAFIFPSLGFAQQVQLDGKIIDGETKEPLLFAQVALFRVDEEKSVAFTQTDEKGTFILKAPKGNYDLRFYLVGYQNKLIPNISLDNNKNLGNVTLTSENQDLEAVVVQSQSIPMRTDVEGIVINPSNNLSNMGGTLLDILRNTPSVTVSDDGSISLRGSSGTNILINGRNSSLTQNLDQLPASAIDQIKIINNPNARYDAEAEGGVINIILKRGDDLGTHGGVELTYGTRNRLNTGARINHRSSAFNIYGGYNFRNWKRIGQSETRREIFADEETLFQEGDYRETSNDHNFNFGGDYFFGKNIISYEGVFNTGHEVENNQVYSRLEDNNTQDIELEYVRGNIESEDDKGIDNALIYERTFEDKDRKFRVNLSNSYRNQYQTQEIDIYRNASEALPENLNGQQKASTDEKRYTTVIQADYIHPFNENSKFESGLKTTLRKFDNDYKFYQLENGAFQEDSDVSNHFLYEDQIYAAYFIYSRSSEKFDISVGTRAEQTIVNSLLYNTNEENNQKYLNLFPSLQALYKLDKKNSIKFTYSRRIDRPTAWRLNPFPDITDSLNVRRGNPNLQPELIHSMELGHMVNFEKSSLTTNIFYRHVDGQLDYIAMIEDGITYRQPDNLNTAQAFGLELIGLADLTEWWSINGSVSLFQIKVDGSNLGEEFVNNGFSWNSKLTSDFKLPYDISLQWVGNYESPEIEAQGRDLARYNVDASLKRGFFDKKGMLSLSLRDVFNTRQFAGYNESSTFSQEFVYKRESRILLLSARYNF comes from the coding sequence ATGAAGCAAGTAAACTTAATTATTTTAATTTTGGCTTTTATTTTTCCCAGCTTAGGGTTTGCCCAACAAGTTCAACTTGATGGCAAAATCATTGATGGGGAAACAAAAGAACCATTACTTTTTGCCCAAGTAGCGCTTTTTAGGGTAGATGAAGAAAAGAGCGTGGCTTTTACCCAAACAGATGAAAAGGGAACCTTCATCCTAAAAGCCCCAAAGGGTAATTATGATTTAAGATTTTATTTGGTAGGCTACCAAAATAAATTGATTCCCAATATTTCTCTTGATAATAACAAGAACCTAGGTAATGTGACTCTAACATCCGAAAATCAGGATTTGGAAGCAGTAGTGGTCCAATCCCAAAGTATTCCCATGCGAACAGATGTAGAAGGAATCGTCATCAATCCCAGTAACAACCTTTCTAATATGGGAGGTACACTTTTGGACATATTGCGTAATACACCCTCCGTTACGGTTTCCGATGATGGTTCCATTTCATTAAGGGGAAGTTCCGGCACCAATATTTTGATCAATGGGCGAAACTCTTCATTAACACAAAATCTGGATCAACTTCCGGCCAGTGCCATTGATCAAATTAAGATTATTAATAATCCGAATGCGCGTTATGATGCTGAGGCTGAAGGGGGCGTAATCAATATTATCCTAAAAAGAGGGGATGACCTGGGAACACATGGGGGGGTGGAATTGACTTATGGCACCAGAAACCGGCTTAATACAGGTGCAAGAATCAACCATCGTTCCTCAGCATTTAATATATATGGCGGTTATAATTTTAGAAACTGGAAAAGGATAGGCCAAAGTGAAACCAGAAGGGAAATTTTTGCGGACGAAGAAACCCTCTTTCAAGAGGGGGACTACAGAGAAACAAGTAATGACCACAACTTTAACTTTGGGGGAGATTATTTCTTTGGTAAGAATATCATTAGCTATGAGGGCGTTTTCAATACTGGTCACGAAGTAGAAAACAACCAGGTGTACTCCAGGTTAGAAGACAATAACACTCAGGACATTGAGTTGGAGTATGTAAGGGGAAATATTGAATCTGAGGATGATAAAGGAATTGACAATGCCCTGATTTATGAAAGGACATTTGAGGATAAGGACCGGAAATTTAGGGTAAATCTCAGCAATTCCTACCGAAACCAGTACCAAACCCAGGAAATTGATATTTACAGAAATGCCTCGGAAGCTTTACCTGAAAATTTAAATGGCCAACAAAAAGCATCGACTGATGAAAAAAGGTACACAACTGTTATTCAGGCCGATTATATTCACCCTTTCAATGAAAATTCAAAATTTGAATCGGGACTTAAAACTACTTTGAGGAAATTCGATAATGACTATAAGTTTTATCAATTAGAAAATGGTGCATTCCAGGAAGATTCGGATGTCAGCAACCATTTCCTTTACGAGGATCAAATTTATGCGGCATATTTTATTTACTCCAGAAGTTCTGAAAAGTTTGATATCTCGGTAGGGACCCGGGCAGAACAGACCATAGTCAACAGCCTGCTATACAATACCAATGAGGAAAACAACCAAAAATATCTAAACCTGTTCCCCAGTTTGCAGGCCCTATACAAATTAGATAAAAAGAATTCCATAAAATTCACCTATAGCAGGAGAATTGACCGGCCAACCGCATGGAGATTGAATCCATTTCCGGATATTACCGACTCCCTGAATGTAAGACGCGGGAACCCCAATCTTCAACCTGAATTGATTCATTCCATGGAATTGGGCCATATGGTCAATTTTGAAAAATCCAGCTTGACCACCAATATATTTTACAGGCATGTGGACGGGCAATTGGATTATATAGCCATGATTGAGGATGGAATTACCTACAGGCAGCCCGATAACCTAAATACAGCCCAAGCTTTTGGATTGGAGCTAATTGGGCTTGCTGACCTGACTGAGTGGTGGAGTATTAATGGAAGTGTTTCGCTTTTCCAGATCAAAGTGGATGGGTCAAATCTCGGGGAAGAATTTGTAAACAATGGCTTTTCCTGGAACAGCAAATTGACCAGTGATTTCAAATTGCCTTATGATATTAGCCTCCAATGGGTTGGAAATTATGAATCCCCGGAAATTGAAGCCCAGGGTAGAGACCTGGCCAGGTACAATGTGGATGCCAGTTTGAAAAGAGGCTTTTTTGATAAAAAAGGAATGCTTTCTTTGAGTTTGAGAGATGTTTTCAATACCCGACAATTTGCAGGGTACAATGAATCCAGCACCTTTTCCCAGGAATTTGTTTACAAAAGGGAAAGCAGGATTTTATTGCTCAGTGCCCGGTATAATTTTTAA